The DNA segment TCCACCACCAGCACCTCGTATTCGCTGCGGGCCAGGGACTGCCGGCAAAGGTAAGCCAGCGCCGTGGCCAGCAGCGGCGCCCGATTGAGCGTGCAAACGATGACGCTGAACAGCGGATCCGCCACCGGGTCGCCCGCGGCCTGCTGCGGATCCCCCATCCGCGCCGGCCGGGTGGCGTTAGCCACCGGTTGACGAACCGACGCGCCGCCATGCGCGACGCGCGACGCTGCGGGGTCCTCTCGTCAGCACGTATACCGGGTCGGCCCGTACCAGCCAACTCAACAGAGTCACCCCAGGCCGGGACAACGCCCCCCGCGCTCCGGGCGTCGAGCCCAGCGCCGCAACCCACTGCCGGCGCAGCTTCCCGGCCGCCGCAGGATCAACCAGCGGTTGTCGGCTGAATGCGACCAGCATCTCGACCAACAGCCTACAGGCTGGCAGATCTTCCTCGCCCAGCACCGACGGCCAGGCCTGGAACCACTGGCGCAGCAAGCTCACGGTCTCGAGGGCGGGCGGTCGATCGTCGACCAGTCGCGCGATTTGCCGGGCTGCTATCTCCGATGCGATGCGCTGCTGCGCTGCGGAGTATTTCGAGCTGGCGCTCGCGTCGTGCACCCGGAAGACAACCAGCGGCGCGGCCAGGTTAGCCGCGCGCGTGCGTTCTAGCAGCCGCGCCCACAGGTCGTAATCCTGACTGTAGCTCAGGCTCGGATCGTAACGCGCGCCGGCGCAACCCAGCAGCCCCCGCCTCACCAGTACAGAGCTGTGGCAAAAAGCGTTGTGAAACAGCATCTGCCAGCGGATCGCCGTGTTCGTCTCCGGTTGCCGGCATACCCCCAGCAGTCGGCCGTCCTCATCGCATGTGTGATAGGCGCTGCCGACCAGCCCGACCTCCGGATGCGCCCGCAGGTAGTCGAGCTGTTCGGCCAGCCGCTCCGGCAAGGACCAGTCATCGGCGTCCTGGCGTGCCACAAACTCGCCGCGACACAACTCGATCCCCCGGTTCAGTGCCGCCCCCAGCCCCTCGGGCTGGGAATTGCACAGCCGCACCAATCGGGAATCCGAGCACCCGTCCAGGACGGCGCGCGTCCCATCCCGCGAGCCGTCGTCGACCACGATCAGCTCGAAATCGCTCAGACTCTGACGGAAAAGGCTGTCCAGCGCTTGCGGCAGGTAACGCGCCCCGTCGCGAACGGCCATGACAATGCTGACCTGCGGACTCACGCCACCCAGCCTGCCTTATGCCGCCGCCATCACTTCGTCAAGCACTGCCATTTCCAGCTCGACGACTCGGTCGAGCGCGAAGCGCTCGAGCACGTATTTCCGCGCGGCGCTACCCAGCCGGCGCTGCAGCTCCGGGTCATCGAGCAGACGCGCAATGGCATCCGCGATCTCCTCGGCTGTCGTGCCGCACAGGTAGCCGGTCTCCCCGTGCATGATCACCTCCCGGATCCCACGCACCGCCGCCCCGATACAGGGCAGGCCACAGCTCATGGCCTCCAGCAGAGCTTTCGGGTGCCCCTCGTAGTGTGAGGGAAGCACGAAGGTCCGTGCCGAGTGGAGAAGCCGGGGCAGCGCGAAGCTCGCCACATTGCCCTCGAGCTTGACATCCAGCCCGGCCGCACGCACCCGCTCCCTCGCGGCCCCACCGTGACCGGCCCCGCCGATCAGCAGTAGACGCACTTCACGCCCTCGCGCCTTCAGAATCTCCAATGCGGAAAGCAACCCCTCCACGTTCTTCTGTGGCGAAGCCCGCGCGATGCAGACCAGATCGTGAACCTTCTCAGCCCCTGGCAGCGGCCGGAATACGTCCGTCACCACGTAGTTGGGGATCACATGGATCTTCTCGCCCGGCAGGCCATGCCTCTCCATTGAATACTGACGCGCCCACTCCGAGGTCACGACTACCCGCTCGGCAGCACGAAAAGCCCGACGCTCTGCCCGCAGCGCCCGCTCGATCACCGCCCGGTCGCCGGTCTGCTCCTGGACGTCCGCGCTGTAGGGGTACCCACAGCGCACGATCAGCT comes from the Gemmatimonadota bacterium genome and includes:
- a CDS encoding glycosyltransferase family 4 protein — protein: MASVPEPALAWRRGARLALFFTRGVSLGAWAEVGMLERELSIYRRLAEHGVRVRFITYGGEADRSFSDRLGPIGLIPLQPGASGRRHLRQLVTQHWRDLAATDVFKTNQLEGADLALWCKRLFGKKLIVRCGYPYSADVQEQTGDRAVIERALRAERRAFRAAERVVVTSEWARQYSMERHGLPGEKIHVIPNYVVTDVFRPLPGAEKVHDLVCIARASPQKNVEGLLSALEILKARGREVRLLLIGGAGHGGAARERVRAAGLDVKLEGNVASFALPRLLHSARTFVLPSHYEGHPKALLEAMSCGLPCIGAAVRGIREVIMHGETGYLCGTTAEEIADAIARLLDDPELQRRLGSAARKYVLERFALDRVVELEMAVLDEVMAAA
- a CDS encoding glycosyltransferase, whose translation is MSPQVSIVMAVRDGARYLPQALDSLFRQSLSDFELIVVDDGSRDGTRAVLDGCSDSRLVRLCNSQPEGLGAALNRGIELCRGEFVARQDADDWSLPERLAEQLDYLRAHPEVGLVGSAYHTCDEDGRLLGVCRQPETNTAIRWQMLFHNAFCHSSVLVRRGLLGCAGARYDPSLSYSQDYDLWARLLERTRAANLAAPLVVFRVHDASASSKYSAAQQRIASEIAARQIARLVDDRPPALETVSLLRQWFQAWPSVLGEEDLPACRLLVEMLVAFSRQPLVDPAAAGKLRRQWVAALGSTPGARGALSRPGVTLLSWLVRADPVYVLTRGPRSVARRAWRRVGSSTGG